In Curtobacterium sp. MCPF17_002, one genomic interval encodes:
- a CDS encoding alpha/beta hydrolase produces the protein MSTPDAVTVRPSALPGSRPAVIVLPGGGYEEHGRASSEPMADWFAGVGVHAALFRYPLRTPDLDGPLHPAPIDATRRVFAWLRDGAPGAGVTVDTERIGVVGSSAGGHLAACLANGIDDPALDRPAFCVLNYPVISMEAPTRPRPLVGLLGDAPSWRERRELSMETRVDARTPPTFVWTTADDRIVRATNTLAYADALVRNEVDVEVHVFPHGRHGLGTAVREPHTSQWTRLCENWLRYQRVLTD, from the coding sequence ATGAGCACGCCCGACGCCGTCACAGTACGCCCGAGTGCACTGCCGGGTTCCCGGCCCGCCGTCATCGTGCTGCCCGGTGGCGGGTACGAGGAACACGGACGGGCGAGCTCCGAACCGATGGCGGACTGGTTCGCCGGCGTCGGGGTGCACGCCGCCCTGTTCCGGTACCCGCTCCGGACGCCGGACCTCGACGGGCCGCTGCACCCCGCACCGATCGACGCGACCCGGCGGGTGTTCGCGTGGCTCCGCGACGGAGCGCCCGGGGCCGGGGTGACGGTGGACACCGAGCGCATCGGGGTCGTCGGCTCGAGCGCCGGCGGACACCTCGCCGCGTGCCTGGCGAACGGGATCGACGACCCCGCGCTCGACCGTCCCGCGTTCTGCGTCCTCAACTACCCGGTGATCAGCATGGAAGCCCCGACCCGCCCGCGACCCCTCGTGGGCCTGCTCGGGGACGCGCCGAGTTGGCGGGAGCGCCGGGAGCTGTCGATGGAGACCCGGGTCGACGCCCGCACGCCGCCGACGTTCGTGTGGACGACGGCCGACGACCGGATCGTCCGTGCCACGAACACGCTCGCCTACGCGGACGCGCTCGTCCGGAACGAGGTCGACGTCGAGGTGCACGTCTTCCCGCACGGTCGGCACGGTCTCGGCACCGCGGTGCGCGAGCCGCACACGTCGCAGTGGACGCGGCTCTGCGAGAACTGGCTGCGGTACCAGCGGGTGCTGACGGACTGA